From a region of the Tateyamaria omphalii genome:
- a CDS encoding protein-disulfide reductase DsbD domain-containing protein, with translation MKKRALSLAVALAAVTALPIYAQGQFDHVVRTEVLQGWDLPNGQRLAAVRLVLAPGWKTYWRAPGDAGIPPHFDWSRARNIGAVSLSWPTPEVHVQNGMRSIGYTDQVVIPMHITPARAGKPMRLRTTLSMGVCSDVCIPHSVKIDEMLDSPDLTPTPAIVAALADMPYSASEAEVQSATCRLSPTEHGMQIEARVALPHTGGTEVAVIEPGVPGVWVSEARTARSGNTVVAVSEMMHADGGAFAVDRSDVRITILGADYAVDVQGCTGG, from the coding sequence ATGAAAAAACGTGCCCTGTCCCTTGCCGTCGCCCTTGCGGCTGTGACCGCCCTGCCGATCTATGCGCAGGGCCAGTTCGATCACGTTGTGCGCACGGAGGTGCTGCAAGGATGGGACCTGCCCAACGGGCAACGGCTGGCCGCGGTGCGGCTGGTGCTGGCCCCGGGGTGGAAGACCTACTGGCGCGCGCCGGGCGATGCGGGCATTCCGCCGCATTTCGACTGGTCCCGTGCCCGCAATATTGGCGCCGTCAGCCTGTCATGGCCCACGCCAGAGGTGCATGTGCAGAACGGCATGCGTTCCATCGGGTACACCGATCAGGTGGTGATCCCCATGCACATCACACCGGCGCGCGCGGGCAAGCCCATGCGCCTGCGCACGACCCTGTCCATGGGCGTATGTTCGGATGTGTGCATCCCCCACAGCGTCAAGATTGACGAGATGCTGGACAGCCCCGACCTGACCCCGACACCTGCCATTGTCGCAGCCCTTGCCGACATGCCCTATTCAGCGTCAGAGGCCGAAGTGCAGTCCGCCACCTGTCGGTTGTCCCCGACCGAACACGGCATGCAGATTGAGGCGCGCGTGGCCCTGCCCCACACCGGCGGGACCGAAGTGGCCGTGATCGAACCCGGCGTGCCCGGCGTCTGGGTGAGCGAGGCGCGCACCGCGCGCAGCGGCAACACGGTGGTGGCCGTCAGCGAGATGATGCACGCCGATGGCGGTGCCTTTGCCGTGGACCGGTCCGATGTGCGGATCACCATTCTGGGTGCCGATTACGCTGTCGACGTGCAGGGCTGCACCGGCGGTTAG
- a CDS encoding acyl-CoA dehydrogenase: MPYRAPVDDYTFLFDHVVGLDQVVATERFADATPDVTTAILTEAGKLCEDVIAPLQRAGDLHPAHLENGVVRTSPGYAEGYKAIAEGGWVGIAADPEYGGMGLPMTVTTAVNEMMSAACLSLQLAPLMTQGQIEALEHHASDAIKDLYLPKLISGEWTGTMNLTEPQAGSDVGALSSKAEDNGDGTYAITGQKIYISWGDNDFTDNVCHLVLARLPGAPVGTKGISLFLVPRNLPDDNGNAGVANTLKVVSLEHKMGLHGSPTCVMQYDGAKGWMVGPEGGGMAAMFTMMNNARLGVGGQGVGAAEGAYQHALGYALDRKQGKTEGDTGTIIDHADVRRMLMTMRAETYAARGIALMCAVAIDMTTATDDATWKSRAALLTPIAKAFGTDIGNEVAGMGIQVHGGMGFVEETGAAQYARDVRVTTIYEGTNGIQAMDLVARKMMDGGEAAARIFDEIEAAAEAARSTFPKMAEAVWQASETLRETTEWMIAQNHRVRFAGAVPYLRAFARVLGGHIHLASALNDQGGAHEKVARFYIQRLLPEHDSLLAQAHAGDYDVYALTPEEFAA, translated from the coding sequence ATGCCGTATCGCGCCCCCGTTGATGACTACACCTTTCTCTTTGACCATGTGGTGGGGCTGGACCAGGTCGTGGCGACCGAGCGGTTTGCCGACGCAACACCCGACGTGACGACGGCGATCCTGACGGAAGCGGGCAAGCTCTGCGAAGATGTGATTGCGCCGTTGCAGCGCGCCGGGGACTTGCACCCCGCGCATCTGGAGAATGGCGTCGTGCGCACGTCGCCCGGCTATGCCGAAGGCTACAAGGCCATTGCCGAAGGCGGTTGGGTCGGCATCGCTGCGGACCCCGAATATGGCGGCATGGGCCTGCCCATGACCGTCACGACGGCGGTGAACGAGATGATGTCGGCGGCCTGCCTGTCGCTGCAACTGGCGCCCCTGATGACCCAAGGGCAGATTGAGGCGCTGGAACACCACGCCAGCGACGCCATCAAGGACCTGTACCTGCCCAAGCTGATCTCGGGCGAGTGGACCGGCACCATGAACCTGACCGAGCCTCAAGCCGGATCGGACGTGGGGGCGCTGTCGTCCAAGGCCGAGGACAACGGTGACGGCACCTATGCAATCACAGGGCAGAAGATCTACATCTCGTGGGGCGACAACGACTTTACCGACAACGTGTGCCACCTGGTGCTGGCCCGCCTGCCGGGGGCGCCTGTGGGGACCAAGGGGATTTCGCTGTTTCTGGTGCCGCGCAACCTGCCGGACGACAACGGCAATGCGGGTGTTGCGAACACGCTGAAAGTGGTGAGCCTTGAACATAAGATGGGCCTGCACGGTTCGCCCACCTGCGTGATGCAATATGACGGTGCCAAGGGCTGGATGGTCGGCCCCGAAGGCGGCGGCATGGCGGCGATGTTCACCATGATGAACAACGCGCGCCTTGGCGTCGGCGGGCAGGGCGTAGGGGCCGCCGAAGGCGCCTACCAACATGCGCTCGGCTACGCGCTGGATCGTAAGCAGGGCAAGACCGAGGGCGACACCGGCACCATCATCGACCACGCCGATGTGCGCCGGATGCTGATGACCATGCGCGCCGAAACCTACGCGGCCCGCGGCATCGCGCTGATGTGTGCGGTCGCCATCGACATGACCACGGCCACGGACGACGCCACGTGGAAGTCCCGCGCGGCCCTGCTGACGCCCATCGCCAAGGCGTTCGGCACGGACATCGGCAATGAGGTCGCAGGCATGGGCATCCAGGTCCATGGCGGCATGGGCTTTGTCGAGGAAACGGGCGCGGCGCAGTACGCCCGCGATGTGCGGGTGACGACCATCTACGAAGGCACCAACGGCATTCAGGCGATGGACCTTGTCGCGCGCAAGATGATGGACGGGGGCGAGGCGGCCGCCCGCATCTTTGACGAGATCGAGGCGGCAGCCGAAGCGGCCCGCTCGACCTTCCCCAAGATGGCCGAAGCCGTCTGGCAGGCGAGCGAGACCCTGCGTGAGACGACCGAATGGATGATCGCGCAAAACCACCGCGTCCGCTTTGCCGGCGCCGTGCCCTACTTGCGGGCGTTCGCGCGCGTGCTGGGCGGGCATATCCACCTTGCCTCGGCCCTCAATGACCAGGGCGGGGCGCATGAAAAGGTGGCGCGCTTCTACATCCAGCGGCTCCTGCCCGAACATGACAGCCTGCTTGCGCAGGCGCATGCGGGCGACTACGACGTCTATGCACTGACACCGGAAGAGTTCGCCGCCTGA
- a CDS encoding formate dehydrogenase accessory sulfurtransferase FdhD yields the protein MQLARDSDTTGYLIAPDPAAPRLTRAVTGHDHTGAETKISVVEERPLTIYLNSQEIVTAMTIGDYPDYLALGFLRNQRMLTDADTVTRVDYDEELETVVVRTANPTNHEDKLKKKTRTSGCAVGTVFGDMMEGLEDAQLPAAEVRTSWLYALSAAINRTPSLYLEAGAIHGTVLCHQTQPLVYMEDVGRHNAVDKVAGWMLQNGSDPADKILYTTGRLTSEMVIKTALMGIPVLASRSGFTAWGVEIAREVGLTLIGRMRGQRFVCLSGEERLIRDTDPASITDEPRKSGRKGAA from the coding sequence ATGCAATTGGCACGTGACAGCGACACGACCGGATACCTGATCGCACCCGATCCCGCGGCGCCCCGCCTGACGCGGGCGGTGACCGGCCACGACCACACCGGGGCCGAGACAAAGATCAGCGTGGTCGAAGAACGGCCCCTCACCATCTACCTGAATTCACAGGAAATTGTGACGGCGATGACCATTGGTGACTACCCCGACTATCTGGCGCTCGGCTTCCTGCGCAACCAGCGGATGCTGACGGATGCGGATACGGTCACCCGCGTGGATTATGACGAAGAGCTTGAAACCGTCGTCGTCCGCACGGCCAATCCCACCAATCACGAAGACAAGCTGAAGAAAAAGACCCGAACCAGCGGCTGCGCCGTCGGCACGGTCTTCGGTGACATGATGGAGGGGCTGGAGGACGCGCAACTGCCCGCCGCAGAGGTCCGCACGTCATGGCTCTATGCCCTTTCGGCGGCCATCAACCGCACGCCGTCGCTCTACCTCGAAGCGGGGGCCATCCATGGCACGGTCCTATGCCACCAGACCCAACCGCTGGTCTATATGGAAGACGTGGGCCGCCACAACGCGGTCGACAAGGTCGCAGGCTGGATGCTGCAAAACGGATCCGATCCGGCAGACAAGATCCTTTACACCACCGGCCGCCTCACCTCCGAAATGGTGATCAAGACCGCTCTCATGGGCATCCCCGTCCTCGCCTCCCGCTCCGGCTTCACCGCTTGGGGCGTCGAAATCGCACGCGAGGTCGGTCTGACCTTGATCGGACGCATGCGCGGCCAACGCTTTGTCTGCCTCAGCGGAGAAGAACGGCTGATCCGCGACACCGACCCGGCCAGCATCACCGACGAGCCGCGCAAAAGCGGACGCAAGGGCGCCGCATGA
- the mobA gene encoding molybdenum cofactor guanylyltransferase MobA gives MIPPLGVILAGGQATRMGGGDKGLLRAGDTRLIDHVIDRLSPQVAGLALNANGDPDRFADLNLPILPDSIDGFAGPLAGVLAGLDWAATLGADTIVTAAADTPFFPCDLVPRLHLATEGMAHPLALAATPDPKRGQARHPTFGLWPVALREDLRTALQDGLRKVVLWTDTHDGRTALFPDEAAFFNVNTPDDLKRAETMAKDIQ, from the coding sequence ATGATCCCACCTCTGGGCGTGATCCTCGCGGGCGGGCAGGCCACGCGCATGGGCGGCGGCGACAAGGGGCTGCTGCGGGCGGGTGACACGCGGCTGATCGACCACGTGATCGACCGTCTCAGCCCCCAGGTGGCGGGCCTCGCGCTGAACGCCAACGGTGACCCGGACCGCTTTGCCGACCTCAACCTGCCCATCCTCCCCGACAGCATCGACGGCTTCGCAGGCCCCCTTGCAGGGGTCCTCGCGGGCCTCGACTGGGCCGCGACCCTGGGGGCCGACACCATCGTCACCGCCGCCGCCGACACGCCTTTTTTCCCCTGTGACCTCGTCCCACGCCTGCACCTCGCGACCGAAGGTATGGCGCACCCCCTGGCCCTCGCCGCCACGCCTGATCCCAAACGTGGACAGGCCCGACACCCGACCTTCGGCCTCTGGCCTGTGGCCCTGCGCGAGGACCTGCGCACGGCATTGCAAGACGGCCTGCGCAAGGTGGTCCTATGGACCGACACACATGATGGCCGCACAGCGCTCTTCCCGGATGAGGCCGCCTTTTTCAACGTGAACACGCCCGACGATTTGAAGCGGGCAGAGACTATGGCCAAGGACATACAATGA
- a CDS encoding AzlD domain-containing protein produces MSDSATLWTVIIGLGVGSFLLRFTFLGFVGDRPLPAWLLRHLRYTAVAILPALVAPLVVFSGENGSTDISRVVAALATLGVGMWTRNVFAAIGAGAATLVVLVYVI; encoded by the coding sequence ATGAGTGACAGCGCGACCTTGTGGACGGTGATCATTGGGCTGGGCGTGGGCAGCTTTCTGTTGCGCTTTACCTTTCTGGGCTTTGTGGGCGACCGGCCCCTGCCCGCGTGGTTGCTGCGGCATCTGCGGTATACTGCCGTGGCGATCCTGCCGGCGCTCGTGGCGCCACTGGTCGTCTTTTCGGGCGAGAATGGCAGCACCGACATCAGCCGTGTCGTGGCGGCGCTGGCGACACTGGGCGTGGGCATGTGGACGCGCAACGTCTTTGCGGCCATTGGCGCGGGTGCCGCGACACTGGTTGTGCTGGTCTATGTGATCTGA
- a CDS encoding YqgE/AlgH family protein — protein sequence MTQEQTIMGAMTLDLTGQLLVAMPGMGDPRFDRSVVFMCAHGEDGAMGLIVNKPAVDMNLGELLDQLDIKGSTPARTHPVHFGGPVETQRGFVLHGADYTSRLQTLEVGAFGMTATQDVLEDIATGEGPERALVMLGYAGWGPGQLEGEIARNGWLTVGATPQLVFGTGDTSKWIKALNALGIDPLGLSGEAGRA from the coding sequence ATGACACAGGAACAGACGATAATGGGGGCCATGACCCTGGACCTGACCGGGCAGCTTTTGGTCGCCATGCCGGGCATGGGCGATCCGCGCTTTGACCGGTCGGTGGTGTTTATGTGCGCGCATGGCGAAGATGGCGCCATGGGCCTGATCGTAAACAAGCCTGCGGTTGACATGAATTTGGGCGAGTTGCTGGACCAGCTCGACATCAAGGGCAGCACGCCTGCCCGCACTCATCCCGTGCATTTTGGTGGCCCGGTTGAGACGCAGCGCGGTTTCGTGCTGCACGGGGCCGATTATACCTCGCGCCTGCAAACGCTTGAGGTCGGGGCCTTCGGCATGACGGCCACGCAGGATGTGCTTGAGGATATTGCCACCGGCGAGGGGCCGGAACGCGCGCTTGTGATGCTGGGCTATGCCGGCTGGGGGCCGGGCCAGTTGGAGGGCGAGATTGCCCGCAATGGCTGGCTGACCGTGGGCGCCACGCCGCAGCTTGTGTTTGGCACGGGCGATACGTCGAAATGGATCAAGGCGCTGAATGCGCTTGGGATTGATCCGCTGGGGCTGTCGGGCGAGGCCGGGCGCGCCTAG
- a CDS encoding aa3-type cytochrome c oxidase subunit IV, giving the protein MADHKIGEMDVETQEKTFDGFMSWVTWSVVVILVLLVGMAIFIS; this is encoded by the coding sequence ATGGCAGACCATAAAATCGGCGAAATGGATGTTGAAACGCAGGAAAAGACCTTTGACGGGTTCATGTCATGGGTCACGTGGTCTGTGGTTGTGATCCTTGTCCTGCTTGTCGGCATGGCGATCTTTATTTCTTAA
- a CDS encoding L-threonylcarbamoyladenylate synthase — translation MSNIETARLAPDATGIAEAARLLGAGGLVSFPTETVYGLGGDARNGTAVARIFEAKGRPSFNPLIVHVPDLDTAERYADISGALKTLARRFWPGPLTLVAPLKTGHGLSPLVTAGLETLAIRVPSHPVAQDVLRAFGGPVAAPSANPSGRISPTTAAHVMAGLHGKIEAVLDAGACPVGLESTIVGAAPLALLRPGGLAQEDIEAAVGPLEHAGDAITAPGQMLSHYAPDATVRLNANCANPGEVLLGFGPMQSDLNLSVAGDLVEAAANLFDHLHMLDATGYPIAVAPIPNCGLGQAINDRLRRAAAPRG, via the coding sequence ATGTCCAATATTGAAACAGCCCGTCTTGCGCCCGACGCCACCGGCATCGCCGAGGCGGCGCGGCTCTTGGGCGCGGGGGGCCTCGTGTCCTTCCCGACGGAAACGGTCTATGGCCTTGGGGGCGACGCCCGCAACGGCACTGCGGTTGCGCGCATCTTCGAGGCAAAGGGGCGGCCCAGCTTCAACCCGCTGATCGTGCATGTGCCGGACCTCGACACGGCAGAGCGCTACGCGGACATATCCGGCGCGCTGAAGACCCTCGCACGGCGGTTCTGGCCCGGCCCGCTGACACTGGTGGCGCCATTGAAAACCGGGCACGGGCTGTCGCCACTGGTGACGGCGGGCCTTGAAACACTGGCCATCCGCGTGCCATCACACCCGGTCGCGCAAGACGTGCTGCGGGCGTTCGGAGGGCCGGTGGCGGCGCCATCGGCGAACCCGTCGGGGCGGATCAGCCCTACGACCGCGGCGCATGTCATGGCCGGGCTGCACGGCAAGATCGAGGCGGTGCTGGACGCGGGCGCCTGCCCGGTCGGACTGGAATCCACCATCGTGGGGGCCGCACCGCTGGCACTGTTGCGTCCCGGTGGCCTTGCGCAGGAAGACATCGAGGCCGCCGTTGGACCGCTCGAACATGCAGGGGACGCGATCACCGCACCCGGACAGATGCTGTCGCATTACGCGCCCGACGCCACCGTCCGGCTGAACGCGAATTGCGCCAATCCGGGCGAGGTGCTGCTGGGCTTTGGGCCGATGCAGTCGGACCTGAACCTGTCGGTCGCGGGCGATCTGGTGGAAGCAGCGGCAAACCTCTTTGACCACCTGCACATGCTGGATGCCACGGGCTACCCCATTGCAGTGGCCCCGATCCCGAATTGTGGGCTGGGTCAGGCGATCAACGACCGGTTGAGACGCGCTGCCGCCCCGCGCGGCTAG
- a CDS encoding AzlC family ABC transporter permease encodes MPITTTKSAFWAGVRDGAPFVFVAGPFALLFGVLATEAGLNVFEVMTFSLVVIAGAAQFTALQVMANDAPTVVVILSALAVNLRVAMYSAALTPYLGRAPLWQRVFAAYLLVDQSYALSHAKFEAEPELGVPQRMAYYFGTCILVLIFWFWMSYLGAAVGTQLPQDLPLDFALPIAFLSMVAPMVRTLPHLIAAVVAVVVGLLAVSVPYSLGLIIAGAAGMMAGAQAELMLKGREP; translated from the coding sequence ATGCCCATCACCACCACCAAATCCGCTTTTTGGGCGGGTGTGCGCGACGGCGCACCGTTTGTCTTCGTGGCTGGCCCGTTTGCCCTGCTCTTTGGCGTGCTCGCGACCGAGGCGGGGTTGAACGTGTTTGAGGTGATGACCTTTTCGCTGGTGGTTATTGCGGGGGCGGCGCAGTTTACGGCGTTGCAGGTGATGGCAAATGACGCACCGACGGTGGTGGTGATCCTGTCGGCGCTGGCGGTGAATCTGCGGGTGGCAATGTATTCGGCGGCCCTGACCCCGTACCTGGGCCGCGCGCCGCTGTGGCAGCGGGTGTTTGCGGCCTACTTGCTGGTCGATCAGAGCTATGCCCTGAGCCATGCGAAGTTCGAGGCGGAGCCGGAATTGGGCGTGCCGCAGCGCATGGCCTACTATTTCGGCACCTGCATTCTGGTCCTGATCTTCTGGTTCTGGATGAGCTATCTGGGCGCGGCTGTGGGCACGCAGCTGCCGCAGGATCTGCCGCTGGATTTCGCGCTGCCCATCGCATTCCTGTCGATGGTGGCGCCGATGGTGCGGACGCTGCCGCACCTGATTGCCGCTGTTGTCGCTGTGGTCGTGGGGCTGCTGGCGGTGTCTGTCCCCTACTCACTGGGCCTGATCATCGCTGGAGCTGCGGGGATGATGGCCGGGGCGCAGGCGGAACTGATGCTCAAGGGACGGGAACCATGA
- a CDS encoding DUF6173 family protein translates to MNDDIKTAAEAVEADALPRAHEVHCEPGVRNAADQPVPKGVSKTPAEQKSPAQWAYERIILYLKNFEESLDNEHEVALGFTGGDAGVLRIEGMGYFPPDIVTFYGSDPAGAKTQAIQHVSQLNVMLRALPKAVEQAEPRRIGFRLAQDLEDE, encoded by the coding sequence ATGAACGACGACATCAAGACAGCAGCCGAAGCGGTCGAGGCCGACGCGCTGCCCCGCGCGCATGAGGTGCATTGCGAACCGGGCGTGCGCAACGCCGCGGATCAGCCCGTGCCCAAGGGTGTGTCCAAAACCCCGGCAGAACAGAAAAGCCCGGCGCAATGGGCCTATGAGCGGATCATTCTCTACCTCAAGAATTTCGAAGAAAGCCTTGATAACGAACACGAGGTGGCGTTGGGCTTTACCGGCGGCGACGCAGGCGTGTTGCGAATCGAGGGGATGGGATATTTTCCGCCCGACATCGTGACCTTCTATGGCTCGGATCCTGCCGGGGCCAAGACGCAGGCCATCCAGCATGTGAGCCAGTTGAACGTGATGCTGCGCGCGCTTCCCAAAGCGGTGGAACAGGCCGAACCGCGCCGCATCGGCTTTCGGCTTGCGCAGGATCTCGAAGACGAGTGA
- a CDS encoding MBL fold metallo-hydrolase has protein sequence MKDDPPTGLRYPWAEPPEHGTATEVAPGILWMRLPLPMKLDHVNVYALDDGDGWTVIDTGFASKKTKAIWQSLMDGPLGGKPITRVIVTHHHPDHVGLAGWLQSDFGAELITTRTAWLFARMLTLDVQETPTEETLAFYRSAGMDKAIYDQRATERPFNFGDIVAPMPLGYTRIKQGDTITMGGRTWDIHIGNGHAPEHATFWSRNDNIVLSGDQILPSISPNVGVYATEPMADPIGDWLEACERLRLLAQDDHLVLGGHKLPFTGLPTRMRQLIDNHHGALKRLMEYIDTPKAASECFAPLFKRTIGDGEYGLALVEAVAHLSHLYQEGRATRTKRDDGAWIYQRVE, from the coding sequence ATGAAAGACGACCCGCCCACCGGATTGCGATACCCATGGGCGGAGCCACCGGAGCACGGAACCGCAACGGAAGTGGCCCCCGGCATCCTGTGGATGCGGCTGCCGCTGCCGATGAAGCTGGACCATGTGAACGTCTATGCGCTGGACGATGGCGACGGCTGGACGGTGATCGACACGGGCTTTGCGTCGAAGAAGACGAAAGCCATCTGGCAATCGCTGATGGATGGCCCCTTGGGCGGCAAGCCCATCACCCGCGTCATCGTCACCCATCACCATCCCGATCACGTGGGCCTGGCCGGGTGGCTGCAATCCGACTTTGGCGCAGAACTGATCACCACGCGCACCGCGTGGCTCTTTGCCCGGATGCTGACGCTGGATGTGCAGGAAACCCCGACCGAGGAAACGCTCGCCTTCTACCGCAGCGCCGGGATGGACAAGGCCATATACGACCAGCGCGCGACCGAACGCCCCTTCAACTTTGGTGACATCGTGGCCCCCATGCCGCTGGGCTATACCCGGATCAAGCAGGGCGACACGATCACCATGGGCGGGCGCACATGGGACATCCACATCGGCAACGGTCATGCCCCCGAACACGCGACGTTCTGGAGCCGGAACGACAATATCGTCCTGTCGGGCGATCAGATCCTGCCGTCGATCAGCCCGAACGTTGGCGTCTATGCCACCGAACCCATGGCCGACCCCATCGGCGACTGGTTGGAGGCGTGCGAACGGCTGCGCCTGCTGGCGCAGGACGACCACCTTGTCCTTGGCGGGCACAAGCTGCCCTTCACCGGCCTGCCGACGCGGATGCGCCAGTTGATCGACAACCACCATGGCGCGCTCAAACGGCTGATGGAATACATCGACACGCCCAAGGCGGCCTCCGAATGCTTTGCCCCGCTTTTCAAACGGACCATTGGAGACGGGGAATATGGCCTCGCGCTGGTTGAAGCCGTGGCGCATCTGTCGCACCTTTACCAAGAGGGGCGGGCGACCCGTACCAAACGCGATGATGGCGCATGGATCTACCAGCGCGTCGAATAG
- the mobB gene encoding molybdopterin-guanine dinucleotide biosynthesis protein B: MKIYGVVGWKNAGKTGLMERLVTEITGRGITVSTVKHAHHSFDVDHPGKDSHRHRVAGASEVLLSSRNRVALMQELRDQDEPTLDHLLTRLSPVDLVLVEGYKRDAHPKVEAHRSETGNPLIAPEDPTIRAIASDTALTMDRPVFDLNDTKSIADFILSEVGL; the protein is encoded by the coding sequence ATGAAGATCTACGGCGTCGTGGGCTGGAAAAACGCAGGCAAGACCGGCCTCATGGAACGGCTCGTGACCGAGATCACCGGGCGTGGCATCACCGTCTCGACCGTGAAACACGCCCATCACAGCTTTGACGTCGACCACCCGGGCAAGGACAGCCACCGCCACCGCGTCGCGGGTGCGTCCGAGGTGCTGCTGTCCTCCCGCAACCGGGTGGCACTGATGCAGGAATTACGCGACCAAGACGAACCCACCCTCGACCACCTCCTGACCCGGCTCAGCCCCGTCGATCTGGTGCTGGTCGAAGGGTACAAACGCGACGCACACCCCAAGGTCGAGGCGCACCGGTCCGAGACGGGCAACCCCCTGATCGCTCCCGAAGATCCCACGATCCGCGCCATCGCCAGCGACACCGCGCTGACCATGGACCGCCCGGTGTTCGACCTGAACGACACCAAATCCATCGCCGATTTCATCCTGTCAGAGGTGGGTCTTTGA